A window from Frischella perrara encodes these proteins:
- a CDS encoding methylglyoxal synthase, protein MQYTTRILPCQKNIALVAHDHLKSSLLNWCTKNQSKLSRHNLWGTGTTGTLIRQQTSLEVRTMLSGPMGGDQQIGALIAEGKIDILIFFWDPLNAVPHDPDVKALLRLATVWNIPVATNQATADALIQSPFFSDEVSIEIPDYQQYLIDRTK, encoded by the coding sequence ATGCAATACACAACACGTATATTACCCTGCCAAAAAAACATCGCGCTTGTAGCTCATGATCATTTAAAAAGTTCATTACTTAATTGGTGTACTAAAAATCAATCCAAACTTTCACGGCATAATCTTTGGGGAACTGGCACTACTGGAACATTAATAAGACAACAAACCAGTCTAGAAGTTAGAACAATGCTCAGTGGTCCAATGGGGGGAGATCAACAAATTGGCGCACTTATTGCTGAAGGTAAAATCGATATTTTAATTTTCTTTTGGGATCCGCTTAATGCTGTGCCCCATGATCCTGACGTAAAAGCGCTTCTACGCTTAGCCACAGTTTGGAACATCCCGGTAGCAACAAATCAAGCAACAGCTGATGCTTTAATTCAATCCCCTTTTTTTAGTGATGAAGTCTCAATAGAGATTCCAGATTATCAGCAATATTTAATTGATCGGACAAAATAA
- a CDS encoding class II glutamine amidotransferase, producing the protein MCELLGMSANIPTDICFSLKGLARRGGEKGPHKDGWGITFYEGKGCRSFKDPMPCCSSPISKLLQDYPIKSQVVIGHIRQANRGRIALENTHPFTRELWGNNWTFAHNGQLTDYEKLDTGNYLPIGQTDSEFAFCYLLAQLAAKYPKKPNKLDEVFQFIKQCADYLNTLGICNLLISDGEYLFAYCSTKLHWLTRRAPFGKAKLLDEDVEIDFKIHTTPSDIVTMIATMPLTSNEIWQAIEVKQAKLFKNGEVIF; encoded by the coding sequence ATGTGTGAATTGTTGGGTATGAGTGCAAATATTCCCACTGATATTTGTTTTAGTTTGAAAGGACTGGCTCGTCGTGGAGGAGAAAAAGGACCACATAAAGATGGTTGGGGAATAACTTTTTATGAAGGAAAGGGGTGTCGTTCTTTTAAGGATCCAATGCCATGTTGTTCTTCTCCAATATCTAAATTATTGCAAGATTACCCTATAAAATCACAAGTCGTTATTGGTCATATTCGGCAAGCTAATCGTGGTCGCATTGCTTTAGAAAATACTCATCCATTTACGCGAGAACTTTGGGGTAATAATTGGACTTTTGCTCATAATGGTCAGTTAACTGATTATGAAAAATTAGATACGGGTAATTATTTACCCATCGGTCAAACCGATAGCGAATTTGCATTTTGTTATTTATTAGCTCAATTAGCAGCAAAATACCCTAAAAAGCCTAATAAGTTAGATGAAGTATTCCAATTTATTAAACAATGTGCTGATTATCTTAATACACTTGGAATATGTAATTTACTCATTTCCGATGGAGAGTATTTATTTGCTTATTGTTCGACAAAACTACATTGGCTAACACGTCGAGCACCATTTGGTAAAGCTAAGTTACTTGATGAAGATGTTGAGATAGATTTTAAAATTCATACTACACCTTCGGACATTGTAACAATGATAGCGACCATGCCGTTGACTTCTAATGAAATCTGGCAGGCAATCGAAGTAAAGCAAGCCAAATTATTTAAAAATGGTGAAGTGATTTTTTAA
- the lpcA gene encoding D-sedoheptulose 7-phosphate isomerase translates to MYINDIQTELNQAVDVLVKFVNDEHNIQTIQQAALLIADSFKKGGKVLSCGNGGSHCDAMHFAEELTGRYRENRPAYPAIAISDVSHISCVGNDFGYDAIFSRYVEGVGQTGDVLLGISTSGNSANVINAIHAAKVKGMKVIALTGKDGGKISGLADIEIRVPHFGFADRIQEIHIKVIHILIMLIEKEMAK, encoded by the coding sequence ATGTATATAAATGATATTCAAACCGAATTGAATCAGGCTGTAGATGTGTTAGTGAAATTTGTTAACGATGAACACAATATTCAAACTATTCAACAAGCTGCATTATTAATTGCTGATTCATTTAAAAAAGGTGGTAAAGTGCTTTCTTGTGGTAATGGTGGATCACATTGTGATGCAATGCATTTTGCTGAAGAACTCACTGGGCGTTATCGTGAAAACCGTCCTGCTTATCCAGCGATTGCCATTTCAGATGTAAGTCATATATCTTGTGTAGGTAATGATTTTGGATATGATGCAATTTTTTCACGTTATGTGGAAGGTGTAGGACAAACCGGTGATGTTTTATTAGGTATTTCAACCTCCGGTAATTCAGCTAATGTAATCAATGCTATTCATGCAGCGAAAGTAAAAGGAATGAAAGTTATAGCTTTAACCGGTAAAGATGGTGGCAAAATTAGTGGTCTTGCCGATATTGAAATTCGTGTTCCTCATTTCGGTTTTGCTGATCGAATACAAGAAATTCATATTAAAGTTATCCATATTCTGATAATGTTAATAGAAAAAGAAATGGCAAAATAA
- a CDS encoding phage tail protein, protein MSENKKKQTEGYKYYAGASMIFCQGSIDKLINISIADRVAWQGAIQDGTLNINKTSLFGGQSREGGVSGYIDIYSGHDKHSRNNYLARKISEIVPAYRYVAGAVFRHFYWGNNPYLKDVSFVVQRIHYQDAKKTPQWYNERAAIKSDDWFENIAIHFILDTSESMRGERIIALKTAMKKAINKLEASINLNLTRLDILITTYQGRSPQKKLIRNVSKNDIPDLLDFIDNLTIVGGENLETVLSESVNFFEDINSIGMNLCCIFVSDGELEDVDSIKNNKIHDLINKRGNFSEKEGREVNIYCINIVNRNISLSSKIDNTPEDGVPIISDVNSDLIYDTVISAINCADYDMNPAHILRELVLSQHTGFNSQSLQNLINESSFKIAADKFFEERLGLSYLWNSQSKFEDLRKNIEKVADCVLVQNAETNQFEIKLIRDNYDITKLPIFDKTNIVKISDIKKNIVTEMINSVTVNFIDRKNDYKQGSVTVRDDALIAIAGRENNTTVSYDTVYSRLLASRLAMRDLAYLSSDLESVTLTINLDGRTLGRGDVFLLNMPHLGLDNVVMRIISADYGTQKNNQVTFECSRDVFSLPTSSVINVQPSVSPDKGIARPVEDFVIIESPYYELVYNYGQQMVDRLLTGDNELSGQIAAAFVGLPENALLAELVTSLSDNFDNAENVFECEMRKLLSQIDRMDSVITLNGSLEDDEYKWILIDDEILFVESHNGNELIVKRGCLDTIPEMHSQNSRVYFCGGQLMLKSEEYNEGDKVDCRIITRTSTNLLDITDATGRVVDITGRAIRPYPPANVTINGSYYPSSIIGKTIEINWSSRNRLQQTSGIMVGWYEGDVTVENGVKYRVILRHFSNVLVDTIVEEPCFLFDISHLKKGDFHIELSSIKNDLESSQKFKHTLNVGKDIEFIFDKEHKTELEFIFED, encoded by the coding sequence ATGAGTGAGAATAAGAAAAAACAGACGGAAGGTTACAAATATTATGCCGGCGCTAGCATGATTTTTTGTCAAGGCAGTATTGATAAGCTGATCAATATTAGTATTGCGGACAGAGTCGCATGGCAAGGCGCAATTCAAGATGGAACATTAAATATCAATAAAACATCGTTGTTTGGTGGTCAATCCAGGGAGGGGGGAGTATCTGGTTATATTGATATTTATTCAGGTCATGATAAACATAGTCGAAATAATTATCTAGCTAGAAAAATTTCTGAAATTGTACCTGCCTATCGTTACGTGGCCGGTGCGGTTTTTAGGCATTTTTATTGGGGAAATAATCCATATTTAAAGGATGTTTCGTTTGTGGTGCAGCGTATACACTATCAGGACGCAAAAAAAACACCGCAGTGGTATAACGAACGAGCAGCCATTAAATCAGATGACTGGTTTGAAAATATTGCTATACATTTTATTTTAGATACATCTGAAAGTATGCGTGGGGAGCGGATCATTGCATTAAAAACAGCAATGAAAAAGGCGATTAATAAACTTGAGGCGTCTATAAACCTAAATTTAACTAGGCTTGATATTTTAATCACAACATATCAAGGAAGATCTCCACAGAAAAAATTGATCAGGAATGTTTCAAAAAATGACATTCCTGATCTTTTGGATTTTATTGATAACCTGACAATTGTAGGGGGAGAAAATCTTGAAACTGTTTTGAGCGAATCTGTAAATTTTTTTGAAGACATAAATAGTATTGGGATGAATCTTTGCTGCATTTTTGTGAGTGATGGTGAGCTAGAGGATGTGGATTCTATTAAAAATAATAAAATTCACGATCTAATCAATAAAAGAGGTAATTTTAGCGAGAAAGAAGGTCGAGAGGTCAATATTTATTGTATTAATATTGTTAATCGAAACATATCTTTGAGTTCAAAAATTGATAATACACCAGAAGATGGCGTTCCTATTATTTCTGATGTTAATTCCGATCTCATTTATGACACTGTGATATCCGCTATTAATTGCGCTGATTATGATATGAATCCTGCACACATTCTCAGAGAATTGGTTTTGAGTCAACATACGGGATTTAATTCTCAATCATTGCAAAACCTTATAAATGAGAGTTCATTCAAAATAGCTGCAGATAAATTTTTTGAAGAGCGGCTAGGTTTATCTTATCTTTGGAACAGTCAGAGCAAATTTGAAGATTTAAGGAAAAATATTGAAAAAGTTGCTGATTGTGTGCTTGTACAAAACGCGGAAACAAATCAGTTTGAAATAAAGTTGATTAGGGATAATTATGACATAACTAAATTACCAATTTTTGATAAAACTAATATTGTTAAAATTTCAGATATCAAAAAAAATATCGTTACTGAGATGATCAATTCTGTTACGGTCAATTTCATTGATAGAAAAAATGATTATAAACAGGGATCGGTGACAGTACGCGATGATGCTTTAATCGCAATAGCTGGGCGGGAAAATAATACAACCGTTTCATATGATACAGTTTATAGCCGTCTGTTGGCTTCTCGATTAGCAATGAGAGACCTAGCTTATTTGTCATCCGATCTCGAATCTGTCACGTTAACTATCAATTTAGATGGCAGAACGTTAGGTCGAGGTGATGTATTTTTATTAAATATGCCACATTTAGGGTTAGATAACGTTGTAATGAGAATAATATCTGCTGATTACGGTACGCAGAAAAACAATCAAGTTACATTTGAATGTTCGCGTGATGTATTTTCATTACCCACATCATCTGTTATCAATGTTCAACCCTCTGTTTCACCTGACAAAGGTATTGCTCGCCCTGTCGAGGATTTTGTCATTATCGAATCACCTTATTACGAACTAGTTTATAATTACGGGCAACAAATGGTCGATAGGTTATTAACAGGTGACAATGAATTAAGTGGGCAAATTGCTGCGGCATTTGTAGGCTTACCTGAAAATGCACTCCTTGCAGAATTGGTAACTTCATTATCTGATAATTTTGATAATGCAGAGAATGTTTTTGAATGTGAAATGAGAAAACTATTAAGTCAAATTGACAGAATGGATTCAGTAATCACATTAAACGGGAGCCTAGAAGATGATGAATATAAGTGGATTTTGATTGATGATGAAATTTTATTTGTTGAATCCCATAATGGCAATGAATTGATTGTCAAAAGAGGCTGTCTTGATACCATTCCCGAAATGCATAGTCAAAATAGCCGAGTATATTTTTGTGGTGGTCAGCTAATGTTAAAATCAGAGGAATATAACGAGGGTGATAAAGTTGATTGCCGTATCATAACTAGAACTTCCACAAATTTGCTTGATATCACAGATGCTACAGGGCGTGTTGTTGATATCACAGGGAGAGCGATTAGACCATATCCACCCGCTAATGTAACAATCAATGGTAGTTATTATCCCTCATCAATAATAGGGAAAACTATTGAAATTAACTGGTCGTCTCGAAATCGATTACAACAAACATCTGGCATCATGGTCGGCTGGTATGAGGGTGATGTAACAGTGGAAAATGGTGTTAAATATCGCGTCATATTACGGCATTTCTCTAATGTACTTGTTGACACAATTGTCGAAGAACCGTGTTTTCTGTTTGATATTAGTCACTTAAAAAAAGGGGATTTTCATATCGAATTATCTAGCATTAAAAATGATTTAGAATCAAGTCAAAAATTTAAACATACACTTAATGTAGGTAAAGATATTGAATTTATTTTCGATAAAGAACATAAAACCGAATTAGAATTTATATTTGAGGATTAA
- a CDS encoding phage BR0599 family protein — translation MINIFKQSELYVFYDGVNTYRYTTGMREIIINDNTYIKESINRTSIKRDASLSKNKITITMPITNEVVKQWITPDISKYLLVDIYTLDRNYQTTISWSGRLTQTSVSDNEMGMTFELLITRTAQTGVNDRVQRNCRYSLYSERCGLNRENFKIMGEVTSYKNDVLSLIFEKEVPSGYFSGGIVQVPNGEQTFIKNHYETSITLFRHNQQIVDNLRNGITSVALYKGCSRTLASCATFNNTLNYGGFPYLPLEPLNSGHSIV, via the coding sequence ATGATCAATATTTTTAAACAATCAGAGTTGTATGTTTTTTATGACGGTGTAAACACATACCGCTACACGACGGGTATGCGAGAAATAATTATTAACGATAACACTTACATTAAAGAGTCAATTAACCGAACTTCAATCAAACGCGACGCGTCGTTATCTAAAAATAAAATCACTATAACCATGCCAATTACAAATGAGGTTGTTAAACAATGGATAACACCTGATATATCGAAATATTTGTTAGTTGACATTTATACATTGGATAGAAATTACCAAACTACAATTTCATGGAGTGGTCGATTAACTCAAACGTCCGTTTCAGATAATGAAATGGGCATGACTTTTGAATTATTAATCACTAGAACAGCACAAACAGGGGTTAATGATCGAGTGCAGAGAAATTGTCGATATTCGTTATACAGTGAGCGATGTGGTTTAAATCGGGAAAATTTTAAAATAATGGGTGAGGTTACGTCGTATAAAAATGATGTGTTATCTCTTATTTTTGAAAAAGAGGTTCCCAGTGGATATTTTTCTGGTGGAATAGTGCAGGTGCCAAATGGCGAGCAAACATTTATTAAAAATCATTATGAAACATCAATCACGTTATTTAGACATAATCAACAAATTGTCGATAATTTGCGCAATGGAATTACATCGGTAGCGTTGTATAAGGGGTGTTCAAGAACGCTTGCTTCTTGTGCCACGTTCAATAATACGCTTAATTATGGTGGTTTTCCTTATCTTCCTTTAGAACCGCTAAATAGTGGTCATTCAATTGTTTAA
- a CDS encoding YnhF family membrane protein, translated as MDTNLKFALYTVVCVLVVFSIFGSVVVIH; from the coding sequence ATGGATACTAATTTAAAATTTGCACTTTATACTGTGGTTTGTGTTTTGGTTGTATTTAGTATTTTTGGTAGTGTGGTTGTTATTCATTGA
- the prc gene encoding carboxy terminal-processing peptidase: protein MKKYNYYLSIKRCLSSLIIFTACLTSVSQAKEYSIDQLPKLESDPIHQVVSRRVTNYFTQSHFRKFDLDGVFSSKIFDRYFKLLDSNKTIFIKSDIDTFRERQTGLGKELRDGDLRTAFDIYNLSLKKRFERYQFALAQLKEPMDFSTSESINFKRDDLAWAVSEQELDDYWRKRVKYDELSLALSGKKELEIREILTKRYNQILRTLVQVKPEDAFQVFMNAFAREIDPHTSYLAPRTKRDFDSEMSLSFEGIGATLSQEDDYTRIVSFVTGGPAEKSKQLAIGDRIIGVGQKNNPIEDVIGWRLDDIVDKIRGPKGTIVKLEILPAGNNSKTKIIEIKRDKIHFEDREAKLTIKQTAQGKVALIDIPSFYMGLTDRVVKLLTEANKNNVSGIVIDLRNNGGGSLAEVISLTGLFIEKGPVVQVKDNLQSVVVYDDRDESVQYVGPIVVMVNRYSASASEIFSAALQDYGRAVIVGEDTYGKGTVQTSRNIAYPIDATIHPNWPALGGVQYTIQKFYRINGGSTQLRGVMPDIEMSPLRYIDDTGERYLDNALPWDSVAVADYHVLFDIKSILPELKQHHLERIKNDPEFNYIEADIKKYNDNKDQQYVVSLNKVEREKKQKETDNEELLRMNERLKLAGKQAISKLEDLPKDFKVKDAYLDEAEAILFDLAKLYPDIKVSQLPSNAIMLDLNSPIMNDKESK, encoded by the coding sequence ATGAAAAAATATAACTATTATTTGTCTATTAAGAGATGTTTATCAAGCTTAATTATTTTTACAGCATGTTTAACCTCTGTTAGTCAGGCAAAAGAATATTCAATCGACCAATTACCCAAGTTGGAATCTGATCCTATTCATCAGGTTGTTTCTAGACGAGTGACTAATTATTTTACACAATCTCATTTTCGTAAATTTGATTTAGACGGTGTTTTTTCTTCTAAGATATTTGATCGCTATTTTAAATTGCTTGATAGCAATAAAACAATATTTATAAAAAGCGATATTGATACGTTTAGAGAAAGGCAAACTGGATTGGGTAAAGAGTTAAGAGATGGCGATCTTAGAACAGCTTTTGATATCTATAATTTATCTTTGAAAAAACGTTTCGAACGTTATCAATTTGCCTTAGCACAGTTAAAAGAGCCAATGGATTTTTCAACTTCAGAGTCCATTAATTTTAAACGTGATGATTTAGCATGGGCAGTTAGCGAGCAAGAGCTAGATGATTATTGGCGTAAACGTGTGAAATATGATGAGCTTAGTTTAGCTTTATCAGGTAAAAAAGAATTAGAAATTAGAGAAATTCTTACTAAACGGTATAATCAAATTTTACGCACGTTAGTTCAAGTAAAACCCGAAGATGCATTTCAAGTATTTATGAATGCCTTTGCCAGAGAAATCGATCCGCATACTAGCTATTTAGCGCCTAGAACTAAGCGCGATTTCGATTCTGAAATGAGTTTATCATTTGAAGGTATTGGCGCCACATTATCGCAAGAAGATGATTATACACGTATTGTTTCATTTGTGACTGGAGGTCCAGCCGAAAAAAGTAAGCAATTAGCTATTGGTGATAGAATTATCGGTGTTGGACAAAAAAATAACCCTATTGAAGATGTGATAGGTTGGCGATTAGATGATATCGTCGACAAAATACGTGGTCCGAAAGGGACTATTGTAAAATTAGAGATTTTACCCGCAGGGAACAATAGTAAAACTAAAATTATTGAAATTAAACGAGATAAAATCCATTTTGAAGATCGTGAAGCTAAACTCACTATTAAACAGACAGCACAAGGTAAGGTTGCATTAATTGATATCCCAAGTTTTTATATGGGACTGACTGATAGAGTCGTTAAATTATTAACCGAAGCTAATAAAAATAATGTGTCAGGTATTGTTATTGATCTACGTAATAATGGCGGTGGTTCTTTAGCAGAGGTAATTAGTTTGACTGGTTTATTCATTGAAAAAGGTCCAGTCGTACAAGTTAAAGATAACTTGCAAAGTGTCGTTGTATATGATGATCGAGATGAGTCTGTACAATATGTTGGACCAATAGTTGTCATGGTTAATCGATATAGTGCGTCAGCATCTGAGATTTTTTCTGCAGCGTTACAAGATTATGGTAGAGCAGTGATTGTTGGGGAAGATACTTATGGTAAAGGAACAGTACAAACTTCTCGCAATATTGCTTATCCTATTGATGCAACAATTCATCCTAATTGGCCTGCATTAGGTGGCGTTCAGTATACAATACAAAAATTCTACAGAATAAACGGTGGTAGCACACAACTTAGAGGTGTGATGCCTGATATTGAAATGAGTCCTCTAAGATATATTGATGATACTGGAGAGCGTTATCTTGATAATGCTTTACCATGGGATAGTGTGGCTGTTGCTGATTATCATGTGTTATTTGATATTAAGTCAATATTACCTGAATTAAAACAACATCACTTAGAGCGTATTAAAAATGATCCTGAATTTAATTATATAGAAGCGGACATAAAAAAATATAATGACAATAAAGATCAGCAATACGTAGTTTCTTTAAATAAAGTAGAACGTGAAAAGAAACAAAAAGAAACTGATAACGAAGAGTTATTAAGAATGAATGAACGTTTAAAACTTGCCGGTAAACAAGCTATATCCAAGTTAGAAGATTTGCCGAAAGATTTTAAAGTTAAAGATGCCTATTTAGATGAAGCGGAAGCAATATTATTTGATTTAGCTAAGCTTTATCCAGATATTAAGGTTTCTCAATTACCATCGAATGCAATAATGCTTGATCTTAATTCACCAATTATGAATGATAAGGAATCTAAATAA
- the proQ gene encoding RNA chaperone ProQ, which produces MDTQSELTGSKTIIAYLANQFPKCFTTEGEVKPLKIGIFQDIIDRLGDNIQLSKTKLRLALRVYTASWRYLYSVKEGASRIDLDGNVCEAVTNEQATHALELLKASKAKVKAQRETKNKEQLAPNSRTKKPAFNKSGLKKAKSNVKRDAANSNRQSKPELKLNKAVAENLQVGNSVKVVLGSKPVSAIISNIEKEHIKVKVSSGMELTVTIEHIYM; this is translated from the coding sequence ATGGATACACAGTCTGAATTAACAGGTAGTAAAACTATTATTGCTTATTTAGCTAATCAGTTTCCTAAATGCTTCACCACTGAAGGTGAAGTTAAACCACTGAAAATTGGCATATTTCAAGACATCATCGACCGTTTAGGTGATAACATTCAGTTGAGTAAAACTAAACTAAGATTAGCTTTACGAGTATATACTGCAAGTTGGCGGTATTTATATAGTGTTAAAGAAGGTGCCTCTCGTATTGACTTAGATGGAAATGTTTGTGAAGCAGTGACAAATGAGCAGGCGACCCATGCGCTAGAGTTATTAAAAGCAAGCAAAGCAAAAGTTAAAGCACAAAGAGAAACTAAAAATAAAGAACAATTAGCGCCAAATTCTCGTACAAAAAAACCGGCATTTAATAAATCTGGTCTTAAAAAAGCAAAATCAAACGTTAAACGAGACGCTGCTAACAGTAATCGTCAAAGCAAACCTGAATTAAAATTGAATAAAGCTGTTGCTGAGAATCTACAAGTGGGTAATTCTGTTAAAGTTGTTTTGGGGAGTAAGCCTGTATCAGCAATTATTTCGAACATAGAAAAAGAGCATATAAAAGTCAAAGTATCTTCTGGTATGGAACTAACCGTTACAATTGAACATATTTATATGTAG
- a CDS encoding DNA-binding protein, whose product MAKQWFSSKDLIKIEGLPSTPQGINRKARVEGWKSRKRSGIQGKAVEYHIDSFPDFVKSTLQVKEKSRDYKIDDLEPLQLWISAFNVLKEEQKEFIKNWLIHDGVNGLISVIEQQMISKK is encoded by the coding sequence ATGGCAAAACAATGGTTTTCATCAAAAGATTTGATAAAAATTGAAGGGTTACCTTCAACTCCACAAGGGATTAATCGTAAAGCACGAGTTGAAGGTTGGAAAAGTCGTAAACGTAGTGGAATTCAAGGTAAAGCTGTAGAATATCACATTGATAGTTTTCCAGATTTTGTAAAATCTACATTACAAGTTAAAGAGAAATCAAGGGATTATAAGATCGATGATTTAGAACCATTACAACTTTGGATTTCGGCATTTAATGTGTTAAAAGAAGAGCAAAAAGAATTTATTAAAAATTGGTTAATTCATGATGGTGTTAATGGATTAATCAGTGTAATTGAACAACAAATGATTTCTAAAAAATAA
- a CDS encoding helix-turn-helix domain-containing protein, whose amino-acid sequence MENCLQDWHSADIIAALKKQGLTLSELSRQSGLSSTTLNNALVRPWTKGELIISNALGVKPQEIWPSRYINMLNKKPIKRVLRSKIINDTKS is encoded by the coding sequence ATGGAAAATTGCTTACAAGACTGGCATAGTGCTGATATTATAGCAGCTCTCAAAAAACAAGGTTTGACTCTTTCAGAGTTATCGCGTCAATCAGGTTTGAGTTCAACAACATTAAACAATGCATTGGTAAGACCATGGACTAAAGGAGAGTTGATCATATCAAACGCATTAGGAGTCAAACCGCAAGAAATTTGGCCTAGTCGCTATATTAATATGCTAAATAAAAAACCTATAAAACGCGTACTACGTTCTAAAATAATTAATGATACGAAATCCTAA
- a CDS encoding HdeD family acid-resistance protein yields MTRSTQNLTNISLQFKSNWGWFIAIGILLIIFGIFALTYQFFATVFSIYFIGFLLVIAGLALSVHSFRIKGFGQTTLWAIMGVLYIIAGIATFIQPILASTAITLVIAFLFTANGVIQIIGAFTNRHLPYWGWWLFSGIMTLLLGVIILFGWPGNSLWILGMFLGIDLIFQGWTYVVLGIGLKTSQN; encoded by the coding sequence ATGACGCGATCAACTCAAAATCTGACAAATATCTCACTGCAATTTAAAAGTAATTGGGGATGGTTTATTGCTATCGGTATACTTTTGATTATTTTTGGTATTTTCGCTCTAACCTATCAATTTTTTGCGACTGTCTTTTCAATTTATTTTATTGGTTTTTTACTCGTCATCGCTGGCTTGGCACTGAGTGTGCACTCTTTTCGAATTAAAGGATTTGGTCAGACTACCTTATGGGCAATAATGGGCGTTTTATACATTATTGCAGGTATAGCCACTTTTATTCAGCCAATTTTAGCTTCAACAGCCATCACTTTAGTTATAGCCTTTCTATTCACAGCAAATGGTGTAATACAAATTATTGGCGCGTTTACTAATCGCCATTTACCCTACTGGGGCTGGTGGTTATTTTCAGGTATTATGACCTTATTATTAGGGGTTATCATTCTGTTTGGTTGGCCGGGTAATAGTTTATGGATATTAGGTATGTTTTTAGGTATAGATCTAATATTTCAAGGCTGGACTTATGTTGTGCTTGGTATAGGGCTAAAAACAAGTCAAAATTAA
- the rsgA gene encoding small ribosomal subunit biogenesis GTPase RsgA — MAKNRLSKIQQRRVNAKHDKRLQKRVEQYDENLFLNPEEGTVISRYGKIADVEDSAQQVYRCNIRRTLASIVTGDRVIWRKSKDEQTNGVIEAVHPRTSELVRPDFYDGIKPVAANIDQIMIISAVLPELSLNIIDRYLVACAVTDIEPVIVLNKIDLLDESQQQDVFKHLDYYRHLGYQVLYISCKQQQGLDELRCMLQNKTSILVGQSGVGKSSLIHQLLPQISQQVNVGEISEISGLGQHTTTTTRLYHLPSGGNIIDSPGIREFGLWHLEPTQIMQGFKEFYDYLGDCQFRDCNHSTDKNCGLQNAVLNGKIASWRLENYHRILQTMQDVKLKTNKSFKF; from the coding sequence GTGGCAAAAAATCGATTATCCAAAATTCAGCAACGTCGGGTTAATGCTAAACATGACAAACGGTTGCAGAAAAGAGTTGAACAATATGATGAAAATCTTTTTCTTAATCCTGAAGAAGGTACGGTAATTAGTCGGTATGGTAAAATCGCCGATGTTGAAGATTCAGCACAGCAAGTTTATCGTTGCAATATTCGTCGTACTCTTGCTTCAATTGTAACTGGTGATCGGGTTATTTGGCGTAAAAGTAAAGACGAGCAGACCAACGGTGTCATTGAAGCTGTTCATCCTCGTACTTCTGAACTTGTTCGCCCCGATTTCTATGATGGTATCAAACCTGTTGCGGCAAATATTGACCAGATTATGATTATTTCAGCCGTGTTACCAGAGTTATCCTTGAATATTATTGATCGCTATCTTGTCGCTTGTGCGGTGACAGATATTGAGCCAGTTATCGTACTTAATAAAATTGACTTGCTAGATGAATCTCAACAACAGGATGTGTTCAAACACTTAGATTATTATCGTCATTTAGGATATCAGGTATTGTATATTTCGTGTAAACAACAGCAAGGATTAGATGAATTAAGATGTATGTTACAGAATAAAACGTCAATTTTGGTTGGGCAATCAGGAGTTGGAAAATCGAGTTTAATACATCAATTGTTACCTCAAATTTCTCAACAAGTTAATGTTGGTGAAATATCTGAAATTTCAGGTTTAGGTCAACACACAACAACAACAACACGTCTTTATCATTTACCCAGTGGGGGGAATATCATTGATTCTCCAGGTATTCGTGAGTTCGGTTTATGGCACTTAGAACCTACACAAATAATGCAAGGCTTTAAAGAATTCTACGATTATTTAGGTGATTGCCAATTTCGTGATTGTAATCACTCAACTGATAAAAATTGCGGTTTACAAAATGCAGTATTAAATGGAAAAATAGCGAGCTGGCGTTTGGAAAACTATCATCGCATTTTACAGACAATGCAAGACGTTAAATTAAAAACAAATAAATCCTTTAAGTTTTAA